A stretch of Arthrobacter sp. NEB 688 DNA encodes these proteins:
- a CDS encoding pyridoxal phosphate-dependent aminotransferase, which produces MPSIPGHPALTEFGTTIFATMTQLALEKDAVNLGQGFPDTDGPIEVLDAAVDAIRSGRNQYPPGPGVPELREAVAAHQRRFHGLEVDPAREVLVTVGATEAIAAAVLALVRPGDEVVTFEPYYDSYAATIALAGGVRRTSLLRFPDFAVDEASLRAAFSDRTRLVLLNTPHNPTGKVFTREELELVARLAVEHDAWVVADEVYEHLLFDGRRHLPIAALPGMRERTLTISSGGKTFATTGWKVGWLTGPAEAVAAARGVKQYLTFVGSGPFQPAIAAGLGLPDEVFTSLAASMEGKRDRLVAGLRAAGFEVPVPEGGYFVLADAAPLGVRDAEAFCLELPDLVGVVGVPASAFHDDADAARTLVRFAFCKRDEVLDEACRRLAGLRPA; this is translated from the coding sequence ATGCCCTCGATCCCCGGCCACCCCGCGCTGACCGAGTTCGGGACGACGATCTTCGCGACGATGACGCAGCTGGCCCTGGAGAAGGACGCGGTCAACCTCGGGCAGGGCTTCCCCGACACCGACGGGCCGATCGAGGTGCTCGACGCCGCCGTGGACGCCATCCGCTCCGGGCGCAACCAGTACCCGCCCGGCCCCGGCGTGCCCGAGCTGCGCGAGGCGGTCGCCGCCCACCAGCGGCGCTTCCACGGCCTCGAGGTCGACCCGGCGCGCGAGGTGCTCGTGACGGTCGGCGCGACCGAGGCCATCGCCGCCGCCGTGCTCGCGCTCGTCCGGCCTGGCGACGAGGTCGTGACGTTCGAGCCGTACTACGACAGCTACGCCGCCACCATCGCCCTCGCCGGCGGGGTGCGCCGCACGTCGCTGCTGCGCTTCCCCGACTTCGCGGTCGACGAGGCGTCGCTGCGCGCGGCGTTCTCGGACCGCACCCGCCTCGTGCTGCTCAACACGCCGCACAACCCGACGGGCAAGGTCTTCACCCGCGAGGAGCTCGAGCTCGTCGCGCGGCTCGCCGTCGAGCACGACGCGTGGGTGGTCGCCGACGAGGTGTACGAGCACCTGCTCTTCGACGGCCGGCGCCACCTGCCGATCGCGGCGCTGCCCGGGATGCGCGAGCGGACCCTGACCATCTCCTCGGGCGGCAAGACGTTCGCGACGACCGGGTGGAAGGTCGGCTGGCTCACCGGCCCGGCCGAGGCCGTCGCGGCGGCGCGGGGGGTCAAGCAGTACCTGACCTTCGTCGGGTCGGGCCCCTTCCAGCCGGCGATCGCCGCCGGGCTCGGGCTGCCGGACGAGGTGTTCACGTCGCTCGCCGCGTCGATGGAGGGCAAGCGCGACCGGCTCGTCGCGGGGCTGCGGGCCGCGGGCTTCGAGGTGCCGGTGCCCGAGGGCGGGTACTTCGTCCTCGCCGACGCCGCACCGCTCGGGGTCCGCGACGCCGAGGCCTTCTGCCTCGAGCTGCCCGACCTCGTCGGGGTCGTCGGCGTGCCGGCGTCCGCCTTCCACGACGACGCCGACGCCGCCCGCACCCTCGTCCGCTTCGCCTTCTGCAAGCGCGACGAGGTCCTCGACGAGGCCTGCCGCCGCCTCGCGGGCCTGCGCCCCGCCTGA
- a CDS encoding MFS transporter, which produces MGRLLDVVAPPRMGGAFRWNLASSWVAQVGDGIALAAGPLLVASQTRSPVLIASAAVVQKLPGLVLGLYAGAVADRVDRRRVVLAANAGRIAVLLGLVLALLTDTLSIGLLLGLLLLVGTAEVFADTGWRAILPMIVRPEDLGLANARQMSGFLVGDQLIGPAVGAALFALGSAVPFGVHVLTLVLSVGLFTRVRLPAVERTAPEQHVGRDILDGLRWIAHNAPVRTLTLVILVFNITWGAPWGVLVFWAQERLGVGAVGFGLLTTATAVGGVVAVLSYGRLERRVPLARLMKACLALEVLTHLALALTTVWGVALAIMVVFGGYAFVWGSLSSAVRQRATPQEYQGRVGSVYWVGLVGGLLVGQLLGGLIAERFGAAAPFWFAFAGSGLTLVLVWRQLDHIAHADATTPPAGDGPA; this is translated from the coding sequence GTGGGCCGCCTCCTCGACGTCGTCGCCCCGCCCCGGATGGGCGGGGCCTTCCGCTGGAACCTCGCGTCGTCGTGGGTCGCGCAGGTCGGGGACGGCATCGCGCTGGCCGCCGGCCCGCTGCTCGTCGCCTCGCAGACCCGCTCCCCCGTGCTCATCGCGTCGGCCGCGGTCGTCCAGAAGCTGCCCGGGCTCGTGCTCGGCCTGTACGCCGGCGCGGTCGCGGACCGCGTCGACCGCCGCCGCGTCGTCCTCGCCGCCAACGCCGGACGCATCGCCGTCCTGTTGGGGCTCGTGCTCGCCCTCCTGACCGACACGCTCTCCATCGGGCTGCTCCTCGGGCTGCTCCTGCTCGTCGGGACGGCCGAGGTCTTCGCCGACACCGGCTGGCGGGCGATCCTGCCGATGATCGTGCGCCCGGAGGACCTCGGCCTGGCCAACGCCCGCCAGATGTCGGGCTTCCTCGTCGGCGACCAGCTCATCGGGCCCGCGGTGGGGGCGGCGCTCTTCGCGCTCGGGTCGGCCGTGCCCTTCGGCGTGCACGTCCTCACGCTGGTGCTCTCGGTCGGGCTCTTCACCCGGGTGCGGCTGCCCGCCGTCGAGCGGACCGCGCCCGAGCAGCACGTGGGCCGCGACATCCTCGACGGCCTGCGGTGGATCGCGCACAACGCGCCGGTGCGCACGCTGACGCTCGTCATCCTCGTCTTCAACATCACCTGGGGCGCGCCCTGGGGGGTCCTCGTCTTCTGGGCCCAGGAGCGGCTCGGGGTCGGCGCCGTCGGCTTCGGGCTGCTGACGACCGCCACCGCCGTCGGGGGCGTCGTCGCCGTCCTGTCCTACGGTCGGCTCGAGCGCCGGGTGCCGCTCGCCCGCCTCATGAAGGCCTGCCTCGCGCTCGAGGTCCTCACCCACCTCGCCCTCGCGCTGACGACCGTGTGGGGCGTGGCCCTGGCGATCATGGTCGTCTTCGGTGGCTACGCGTTCGTCTGGGGCTCGCTGTCGTCGGCCGTGCGCCAGCGTGCGACGCCGCAGGAGTACCAGGGGCGGGTCGGGAGCGTCTACTGGGTCGGGCTCGTCGGGGGCCTGCTCGTCGGCCAGCTGCTCGGCGGCCTCATCGCCGAGCGCTTCGGGGCCGCGGCGCCGTTCTGGTTCGCCTTCGCCGGCTCCGGGCTGACCCTCGTCCTCGTCTGGCGCCAGCTGGACCACATCGCGCACGCCGACGCGACGACGCCCCCGGCCGGGGACGGCCCCGCGTAG